TAGCAAAAGATCGTCATTTATATGAAAACTTCATCAAAGGGAAAATTGACAGTTATCGCACGGAAAAACGAATTATTCATCCTGATGGATCCATTCGCAGGGTGCGGATTGATATTGTTGCGGCCAAAAAAGGTGGGGGGAGTAAGGCAGATCAGCATCTGGCGATGCTGACTGACGTTACAGAACAAAAAGATGCGGAGCTGGCATTGGCCGTTAGTCGGGATAGGTTTTCGGACTTCAATAAATCCGGCAGCGACTGGTACTGGGAAATGGATAGGGATATGCGATACACCTATATGTCTCCCGTCGTTTTCAAAAGTACAGGCCGTCATGATTATGAGTATGTTGGCAGCGGATATTTGGATTTCAGGATTGAAGACGAAAACTTGCAACAGGGCGATGAGTTATTACTGAAGAGTTTTGAGAGCCTGAAAAGTTTTCGGGATATCGTTGTCTATCGGCGGAACAAACTCACTAAGAAAAAGATCTGGTTGAAAGTTAGTGGAACGCCGTTCTTTGGTGAAAACGGCGAACTTATGGGATTTCGCGGATTATCTGAAAATATAACTGAAGAAGTTGAGTTAGAGGAAAAATTGCAGCAATCCCAAAAGATGGAGGCCGTAGGGCAACTGACGGGTGGGATTGCGCATGACTTCAATAATCTGCTCGCCGTGATTCAAGGCAATGCGGAGCTTGCCCGTGAAATGCTGGAGGAAAACGAGCCCGTCGATGTTGAAAAAATGAACGCCATCCTGCGGGCTGCGCAACGAGGAGCCGAACTGACTCAAAGCATGCTTGCCTTCTCTAGAAAACAGTCTTTGTCACCGATTGTGCTGCATCTGGATCGTCAGGTTTCCAGTCTTATTGAAATGATAAATCGGACGCTTGGTGAAACCATCCATATTGAAACAATATTCGAACAGGATTTGTGGCCCTGCTTGGCAGACAGCGGGAAGGTAGAGAATGCACTGTTGAATCTTTGTATCAATGCTCGGGATGCTATGCCGCAAGGCGGTATCATTACGATCAAACTTTGCAATGAAACCATCGGTGACGAGGATCTTGCAGAAATCGGCATCGCAACGCCGGGCAAATATGTGTCCCTGGCTGTATGTGATACGGGAAGTGGTATTGCCCCTGAAGAAATCAGTCGTGTTTTCGAGCCCTTTTATACAACGAAAGAAATTGGCCAGGGAACGGGGTTGGGCCTTAGTATGGTTTACGGGTTTGCTCAACAATCTGGAGGGCATGTCACGGTCGATTCCAAACTGGGTGAAGGGACAATTGTCACCCTGTATCTGCCCTGCAAGGAAGACACTGTCCTTTAAGTTGGTTTCGTTTTCTCCGAATATGAAGGGCAACATGAACCTTATTAACGCAAATTGTTGATTCTTTTAAGCGCATAGGTGTTTGTGAAGCGCCCTTGCTTATTTTTGCCATCCCCCAAAATTTATGAACAAAATCAGTGGGTCTTTTTGATTTCACTTTATGCCGTCTCAATTTCATTTGACATTCATAGTTATTTCATATTTTCTTCACTTTCTTTCGTGGTGAAAATAACATCACAGGGTGTTAAACGGGACGGGACGGTTCATGTCGACAGACTTTGATATCTTCATTATTGGTGGCGGGATAAATGGGTGCGGGATTGCACGCGATGCTGTTGGTAGAGGATATTCTGTCGCATTATGCGAAATGAACGATCTTGCGAGTGGGACCTCTTCTGGGTCGACGAAGCTTATTCATGGTGGCCTGCGGTATCTGGAGCATTACGAATTTCGACTTGTCCGTGAAGCATTGAGCGAGCGAGAAATCCTCTGGAAAATGGCGCCCCATATCATCTGGCCTCTCAGGTTTGTTTTGCCTCACCATTCTGGATTGCGGCCAGCCTGGCTGCTTCGTCTGGGCTTGTTCCTGTATGATCATATTGGCGGCCGAAAAAAATTGCCGGCAACCCAAACGCTTGATTTGCAAAAGACCAGTGTTGGCGAGCCGTTAAAATCTCAATTTGTCAAAGGTTTCGAATATTCGGATTGCTGGGTAAACGACGCTCGACTTGTGGTGTTAAACGCGCAGGATGCGTCGGCGCGCGGGGCTCGATTGGAAACGCGGACAAAATGTATTGAAGCCCGCAGAGAAGATGGTATCTGGCACATTAAAACACTGAATCTGAAAACGCAGGAAGTGACGTCGACGACTGCAAAACTGTTGATCAATGCTTCTGGTCCGTGGGTGGATGACGTCCTTGGTACGTCTGTTGGGGACAATGACGCGAAAAATGTTCGGCTGGTTCAGGGAAGTCATGTGGTTGTCCCAAGAATGTTCGAACATGACCGCTGCTACATCTTCCAGAACGAAGACAATCGCATCATTTTCGCTATACCATATGAGCAGAATTACACACTGATCGGCACAACGGATCAGGACTTTAAAGGCGATATCAACGACATTAAGATTTCTGAGGAAGAAACGGTTTACCTGTGCGACGCAGCTAGCGAGTATTTCAAAAAGCCGGTCAAAGTCGAAGATGTTGTCTGGACCTATTCAGGGGTTCGGCCCCTATATGACGATGGCGCCTCAAAGGCTCAGGAGGCGACGCGTGACTATGTGTTGCGGCAAGATGGTTCATCCGGGGATGCCCCTCTTTTAAATGTATTCGGCGGTAAGATCACAACCTATCGCCGTTTAGCGGAATCCATGTTGGACAAAATCGAAGCCTGTCTTGGAAAAAAGGGAAAAGCCTGGACCGAACATTCAACGCTTCCGGGCGGAGAGTTCGCGGCAGAGCAGTTTGACCAAATGGTAAATAATGTTACGCTAAAGCACGCCTTTATTTCAGAAGATTTGGCCTGGCGCTATGTGCGTTCTTACGGGACCAAAGTTGACACGCTTTTAGACGGTGTCACCTCTCAGGAAATGATGGGCCGGGATTTTGGTGCCGGTTTGTATGAGTGTGAAGTGCGTTACTTGATTAAAAATGAGTGGGCGATG
This region of Sneathiella aquimaris genomic DNA includes:
- a CDS encoding PAS domain S-box protein, with the translated sequence MQTLSDIEIALIDALEHASEAFVIFDKDGRLVLCNGSYRELYGYTEEQTKPGTHVRSLFQLDLKNGNVLEELKEVSPEDYISLRTKYSARHNWVFEYPLANGRWISISERYTSSGGIVSIQRDVTKQKDIENKLQRGNAIFGAAFDADNNARSITVLATGAFLDVNKAWCEQNRLKREDVIGRTAIELKIWGENGKRDEVIQQVLAKKSGGSYSTTIDHKEHGLRYYDLNWKVIVVDGEECLFLAANDVTEVKLAEFAKQESEQLFRLVFENAPVGLALYEKRTHILSLANQRYKDISGLDVKPGEDVDWESVTHPDDIAKDRHLYENFIKGKIDSYRTEKRIIHPDGSIRRVRIDIVAAKKGGGSKADQHLAMLTDVTEQKDAELALAVSRDRFSDFNKSGSDWYWEMDRDMRYTYMSPVVFKSTGRHDYEYVGSGYLDFRIEDENLQQGDELLLKSFESLKSFRDIVVYRRNKLTKKKIWLKVSGTPFFGENGELMGFRGLSENITEEVELEEKLQQSQKMEAVGQLTGGIAHDFNNLLAVIQGNAELAREMLEENEPVDVEKMNAILRAAQRGAELTQSMLAFSRKQSLSPIVLHLDRQVSSLIEMINRTLGETIHIETIFEQDLWPCLADSGKVENALLNLCINARDAMPQGGIITIKLCNETIGDEDLAEIGIATPGKYVSLAVCDTGSGIAPEEISRVFEPFYTTKEIGQGTGLGLSMVYGFAQQSGGHVTVDSKLGEGTIVTLYLPCKEDTVL
- the glpD gene encoding glycerol-3-phosphate dehydrogenase; amino-acid sequence: MSTDFDIFIIGGGINGCGIARDAVGRGYSVALCEMNDLASGTSSGSTKLIHGGLRYLEHYEFRLVREALSEREILWKMAPHIIWPLRFVLPHHSGLRPAWLLRLGLFLYDHIGGRKKLPATQTLDLQKTSVGEPLKSQFVKGFEYSDCWVNDARLVVLNAQDASARGARLETRTKCIEARREDGIWHIKTLNLKTQEVTSTTAKLLINASGPWVDDVLGTSVGDNDAKNVRLVQGSHVVVPRMFEHDRCYIFQNEDNRIIFAIPYEQNYTLIGTTDQDFKGDINDIKISEEETVYLCDAASEYFKKPVKVEDVVWTYSGVRPLYDDGASKAQEATRDYVLRQDGSSGDAPLLNVFGGKITTYRRLAESMLDKIEACLGKKGKAWTEHSTLPGGEFAAEQFDQMVNNVTLKHAFISEDLAWRYVRSYGTKVDTLLDGVTSQEMMGRDFGAGLYECEVRYLIKNEWAMTADDIVWRRSKLGIRMSKEQIAGLDQWIAENT